CACCTGATACAGCGTGGCGTTGCGCTCTTCGGTAAAGCGCAGTTCGCCGTAGGGGTCATCTTCAATAATCAGGAAGTTATGCTCCGCCGCCAGCCGGACCAGCTGTTCACGGCGCGCGGCGCTCAGCGTCAGGCCGCTCGGGTTGCCGAAAGTCGGCACCACGTATACCCCTTTGATGCGCTGCGTTTTCAGCAGCTCGGCCAGTTCGTCCACCACCATGCCGTCGCTGTCGGAGGAGACCGACATCACCGTGGCTTCCGCCAGCTCCAGCGTCTGCAGCGCCGCCAGATAGGTCGGGCTTTCCACCACGAACACGTCACCCGGGTTCACCACGGTGCGCATCACCAGATCCAGCGCCTGCTGCGAGCCGGCGGTGACCATCACATCTTCCGGCCGCGCCTGCACCCCACGTTCGGCACACAGCGTGCAGATTCGTTCGCGCAGCAGCGGGCTGCCCTCCGTCAGGCCATACTGGAACGCGCTTTTCGGCTGTTCATCGATCGCCTGCCGGGTGGCGATGCTCAACCCCTCGAAGTCGAACAGCGCATCGGAAGGAATGCCGCCCGCCAGTGAGATGACGCCCGGCATTTTGCTTTGTTTGAGTAATTCACGAATGGCAGAGCTTTTAACATTGATAATACGTTGGGCGAGAAGTCCTTCAGCGTTCATGATTTATCTTTTTATCTCGTAATCGGTAAGAAAAGGGGCGCGCGACAGGCGCCCCGACGCCCCGGGCAATCACCGGGGTCAGCCCCCCAGATAGGCGGAGCGAACTGCTTCGTTTGCTAACAATGCAGCTCCCGTATCTTCCAACACCACGCGGCCGTTTTCCAGTACATAACCGCGATCCGCCAGCTTTAGCGCCTGATTGGCGTTCTGCTCCACCAGGAAGATGGTCATCCCCTCCGCGCGCAGCTGTTCAATGGTGTCGAAAATCTGCTGGATAACGATCGGCGCCAGACCGAGCGACGGTTCATCCAACAGCAGCAGTTTCGGCTGACTCATCAGCGCCCGGCCGATAGCCAGCATCTGTTGCTCGCCGCCGGACATGGTGCCGGCGCGCTGCCCGCGGCGCTCCCGCAGCCGCGGGAACAGCTGGAACACCCGCTCCAGCCGCTGCTGATACTGCGGACGTGCGGCGAAGAAGCCGCCCATTGCCAGATTCTCTTCCACCGTCATGCGTGCAAACACCCGCCGTCCTTCCGGCACGATCGCCACCGCTTCGCGCATAATCCGCGAGGTCGGCCAGCGGGTGATGTCCTGATCCAGCAGCGTGACCGTTCCCTCGCTGGCGCGCGGTTCGCCGCACAGCGTGCCCAGTAAGGTGGTTTTGCCGGCGCCGTTGGCGCCGATCAGCGTGACAATCTCCCCCTGGCGGATGGTCAGGCTGACCTGATGCAGCGCCTGAATTTTTCCGTAATGGGCGGAAACCTGATTAAACGACAGCATCATGATTACGCTTCCCCCAGATATGCCCGGATCACATCCGGGTTATGGCGAATTTGCTCCGGTGTCCCCTGCGCCAACGGCGCGCCCTGATTCACCACATAGATCCGGTCGGAAATCCCCATCACCAACTTCATATCATGCTCAATCAGCAGCACCGAGACCTGATGCTGACTGCGCAGTTCGACAATCAGCCGATCCAGCTCGGCGGTCTCCTTCGGGTTCAGCCCCGCCGCCGGTTCATCCAGCATCAGCAGTTCAGGGCGCGTCACCATGCAGCGGGCGATCTCCAGCCGCCGCTGCTGGCCGTAGGCCAGATTGCCCGCCGAGCGGTTGGCCATCTCCAGCAGGCCGACGCGCTCCAGCCACACCGCCGCCCGCTCGCGCGCGTCGGCTTCGGCGCGGCGAAAGGCCGGCGTTTTCAGCAGTCCGGCGAACACCCCGCTGCGTAAATGCTGGTGCTGCGCCACCAGCAGGTTTTCCACCACCGTCATTTCGCGGAACAGGCGCACGTGCTGAAAGGTGCGCACCACGCCCAGCCGGGCGATCGCCTGGCCGGACAGCCCCGCCAGCTGGCGCTCACGCAGACGAACCGTGCCGCTGGTCGGGCGGTAAAAGCCGGTCAGGCAGTTAAAGATGGTGGTTTTGCCCGCGCCGTTCGGGCCAATCAGCGAGACAATCTCTCCCTGATTGAGCGTCAGGCCGACGTTATTCACCGCCAGCAGTCCGCCAAAACGCATCGACAGTCCTTCGACCGTCAGCAAAGGTTGCGCGCTCATGGCTGCTCCTCCTTCGCCGCCTGAATATCCGCCGCTTTCAGCTTCATCTGCGGACGCTTCATCGGCAGCAGCCCCTGCGGCCGCCAGATCATCATCAGCACCATCAGCGCCCCCAGCAGCAGCATGCTGTACTCATTTAAATCACGCATCATCTCCCGTGACACCACCAGCAGAACCGCCGCCAGGATCACCGCAAACTGCGAACCCATACCACCCAGCACCACGATCGCCAGCACAAACGCCGATTCGACGAAGGTAAAAGACTCCGGGCTGACAAAACCCTGACGCGCGGCGAACAACGTGCCGGCAAAACCGGCGAAGGCGGCGCTGATGGTAAATGCCGTCAGCTTGATTTTGGTCGGGCTTAACCCCAGTGAGCGGCAGGCGATCTCATCCTCGCGCAGCGCCTCCCAGGCGCGCCCCAGCGGCATGCGCAGCAGACGGTTAATCACAAACAGCGTCAGAACCACCAGCAGCAGCGCCACCAGATAGAGGAAAATAATGCGGTCGCTGGGGTCATATTTCAGATCAAAGAAGTTATGGAAGGTATCCCAGCCGCCGTCGCGCGCGCTGCGGCTGAACTCCAGCCCGAACAGGGTCGGCTTCGGGATCTGGCTGATGCCGTTCGGCCCGCCGGTGATCTCGGTATTGTTCAGCAGCAGAATGCGCACGATCTCCCCGAAGCCGAGCGTGACGATCGCCAGATAGTCGCCGCGCAGCCGCAGAACCGGGAACCCCAGCAGAAAGCCGAACGCCGCGGTCACCATCCCCGCCAGCGGCAGGCTCTCCCAGAAACCAAAGCCGTAATAGTGGTTGAGCAGCGCATAGGTGTAGGCGCCGATGGCATAAAAGCCGCCGTAGCCCAGTACCAGCAGGCCGGACAGCCCCACCACCACGTTCAGCCCCAGCCCCAGCATGACGTAGATCAGCGTCAGGGTGGCGATATCCACCGTCCCGCGCGACACCAGAAACGGCCAGGCGACGGCAGCGACGATCAGCAGCGCGGCCAGCAGCTTTTGTCGCGCCGTGCTGCCGTCAAAGCTCGGCAATACCCAGGCAGGGCCGTTCACTTTACTCAGCCCCTGCTGCAACAGCGGGCGCAGCAGTTGAAAAACAAACACCACCGCGCAGCCGATGCCAATCCACATCCAGCGCACTTCTGCCGCGCCGCGCACCACCAGTTTGGTGCCGTCCAGGCCCAGCTGCATGCCCATCAGAAAGGCCGCCATCACAAACAGCACCGCCGCGGCGAGCAGGGCATTAAGCAGATTGAGTTTCATACCTTCTCAACCTCCGGACGGCCCAGAATCCCGGTCGGCATCACCAACAGCACCACGATCAGCAGGGCGAATGACACCACGTCTTTATATTCGGCGCTCAGGTAGGCCGAGGTCAGCGCTTCAGCCACCCCCAGCACCAGACCGCCGATCATCGCCCCCGGAATGCTGCCGATGCCGCCCAACACGGCGGCGGTAAAGGCCTTCATCCCGGCCATAAAGCCGATATACGGGTTAATCACGCCATAGAACTGCCCCAGCAACACGCCGGCCACCGCCGCCATCACCGCGCCGATCACAAAGGTCAGCGAGATCACCCGATCGGTGTTGATGCCCAGCAGGCTGGCCATTTTTAAATCTTCCGCACAGGCACGACAGGCACGCCCCATGCGTGAATAGCGGATAAACAGCGTCAGCGCCAGCATCGCCAGGAAGGTGACCACCCAGATGGTGAGCTGCATGGTGCTGACGGTGGCGGCGAAGCCGTTACTTTCCCCCAGCACCCAGCGGCCGGTCACCAGGCTCGGCAACGCCAGATCGCGCGAGCCCTGCGTCAGGCTGACGTAGTTTTGCAGGAAGATCGACATGCCGATAGCGGAGATCAGCGCGATCAGCCGTTTGGAGTAACGCACCGGCTTATAGGCCACCCGTTCAATGCTCCAGCCGTACGCGCTGGCGATCACGATCGACACCAAAAACGCCGCGCCGATCAGCAGCCAACCGGCGTCGATGCCGAACATCATCAACGCGGCGATGACGATAAACGAGACATAGCTGCCGATCATATACACTTCGCCGTGGGCGAAGTTAATCATGCCGATAATGCCGTACACCATGGTGTAACCGATGGCGATCAGGGCATAGGTGCTGCCCAGCGTCACCCCGTTGAACATTTGCTGCAGAAAGTAGAGAAACTGCTCAGACATACGCGGACCCTCGGCTGCGCGTTGAGTGCAGGGCGCGGCATGCCGCGCCCACGCCCGCCGGGATGCGCCTTCCCCCGGCAAGACTGCAACGTGAAAGACGAAAGGTCGGTTACTTCACCGGCGTCGAGGTGCCGTCGGCGTGCCATTCGAAGACGCCGAACTCGAAGCCTTTCAGGTCGCCCTTGTCATCCCAGCTCAGCGGCCCCATCACGGTATCCACCGGCTTGGCCTTCAGATCCTTGACGATATCCTCCGGCTCCTGGCTGCCGCTGCGCTCCATGCCGGTCGTCAGCGCCTGCAGCGCCGCATAGGTGGTCCAGACGAAAGGACCGGTAGGATCCTGTTTCTTGGCCTTCAACGCATCGACAACCGCTTTGTTGGCCGGCACCTGATCGTAACGCTTCGGCAGCGTTACCAGCATGCCTTCCGACGCCGCGCCGGCGATATTCGACAGCGAGGAGTTGCCCACCCCTTCCGGCCCCATAAAACGGGTCTTCAGCCCGGCCTGTTTGGCCTGGCGCAGAATCTGCCCCATTTCCGGGTAATAGCCGCCGAAGTAGACAAAGTCCACGCTCTCTTTTTTCAAGCGGGCGACCAGCGTGGAGAAGTCCTTGTCACCGGCGGTGATCCCTTCAAACATGACCGGTTTTACCCCCGCTTTCTGCAGGCTGTCGCGCACCGCGCGCGCCAGGCCTTCGCCGTACTGCTGCTTATCGTGCACCACGGCGATGCGCTGCGGCTTCAGGGTTTCCATGATGTATTTGGCGGCGGTCGGGCCCTGATCGGAATCCAGCCCGGTGGTGCGCATGATCATCTGGTAACCGCGGGTCGTCAGATCGGCATTGGTGGCCGCCGGGGTAATCATGATCACCCCTTCATCTTCGTAGATATCCGACGCCGGCTGGGTGGATGACGAACACAGGTGGCCGATCACATAGCGAATGCCGTCGTTGATCACTTTGTTGGCCACCGCCACCGCCTGCTTCGGATCGCAGGCGTCGTCATATTCGACCGCCACCAGTTTGTCACCCTTGATGCCGCCCTTGGCGTTGATATCGGCGATCGCCTGACGCGCGCCGGTAAATTCCATATCGCCGTATTGCGCCACCGGACCGGACATCGCCCCGACGACGGCCACTTTAATCTCTTCCGCCAGCGCGCCGTGGCTCATCGCCATGGCGATGCAGCCGGCCAACCATGCCTTACCCTTGGTTACTTTCATCCGCATCATCCCCGTCTGTTGTTGTGTGTGAAGCTGTCCATTGTGTTTGCCATGCCGACGCATCAGCGCTTTATTCATAAGTAATAATGACTTAGGCATTTAAACGGCAATATTTTCTTATAAGACCTTATTTTTCATGCCATTAAACAGGAGTTTTCTTCTGCAAATCAACTTGACCATCCAGAAACAAGCGACGTAAACAGGATAAAGTATGGATGAAATCTGAACTATTTTCTCCTTTATGCAGCGCGTTACACTGGCTAACAAACTGTTTACTAATTTTTTACTCGGAAAATCACCGCGCGGAAAAACATTCTGCGAATCCGTCGTACAGAAAAAGTTACACATCGTGACCAGCAAGATCTATTACACTGACGCCATCGCTAATTTGCCCGGAAAGGTTACATGAAACTCACTATCGAACGGTTAACCACGCTGTCCGCACAGGACCTGATCGATCTTGGAAAAATCTGGCCGCATCAGACGCCGGGGCAGTGGCAATCCTGGTTAACCGGCGAACGGGCGCTGTTTGGCGCGCGCTTTAACGAACGCCTATTAGGCGCGGTAAAGGTCTCGCTGGATGGCGACACCGCGCAGCTGCACGACCTACTGGTGCGTGAAGTCACCCGCCGTCGCGGCGTCGGCCTCTATCTGGTGCAGGATATGCAACGCCAGCTGCCGCAGGCTGCCCATTGGCAGCTCTCTACCGCCGATCTTGCCGCCCGTGAACGCGGTGAGGTGGAAAACTTTATGCGCGCCTGCGGCTTCAGCGTGCACGGCGAAATCTGGCAAAAATGAAACGCTGGGCGGCTGCGCTGTTGCTGGTTCTGCTGGCTTTCGGCGCCTGGTTAGCCGGGCGCCATCAGGCGCTGTCGGCGCCGCCGGTCTGGGATCAGCAGGTTTATCTGTGGCAACGGGTCTGGAGCGCGCAGCACGCCCCGGCGCTGGCCGCCAGCCGCGATCTGTTTTCCAGCTTACGTATTCTCGCTCTGCAACTGCATCCGCGCGAAGGGCTGCGGGTGATGCCGGTCGATACCGCGCTGCTGAAGCAGGACGGCCGCCCGCTGTGGCTGGTGGCGCGTCTGGACGGTTCGCAGCCGCGCTGGGATGAGGAGCGGTTATATTCCCGGCTGCTGCAGCTAGTGCAACAATACCGCGCCGCCGGGCTGCCCGTGGTCGGTATCGAGATCGATCACGACGCCGCCACCGCCCGCCTGCCGCAGTACCACGATGCGCTCCGGCGCCTGCGCCGGCAGCTGCCGGCGGACGTACAGCTGAGCATCACCGCACTGCCGGCCTGGCTCGACTCGCCGCAGCTGCCGGCCCTGCTGCGGCAGGTTGACAGCTCGGTGTTGCAATTACACGCCGTACTCTCCCCGCAGCAGGGGCTGTTCGACAGCCGGCTGGCGCTGCGCTGGACGCAGCGTTACGCCCAGGTGACCGATAAGCCCTTCCGCATTGCTCTGCCGGCCTACGGCATGGGGCTGGTCGGCGTTGATGCGCAGGGCGCGCAGGTGGAGAGCGAGGCCTCACTGCGCGTGGCGGGCAGCCTGCGCGAGCTGACGGTCGCGCCGCAGCACATCGCCGACTTTCTGCAGCGGCTGTCTGCACATCCGCAGCCGCATCTGCAGGGCGTGGTCTGGTTTCGCCTGCCGCTGGCCGGCGACCGCCGCGCCTGGTCGATGAATACCCTGCGCAGGGTTATCCGCCAGCAGCCTTTACACAGCCGCTGGCAGGTAAAAATGCGCCCGCAGCCGCAGCAAAACGGCCTGTATGATCTGATAATTGCCAATGACGGCCCGGCCGATGCGCCGCTGCCCACGGCGGTTACGCTGGCGGCTGGCGACTGTCTGGCCGCCGACGCGGTTGGCCGTTACCGGCTGGACGCAACGGCCACGCAGCTGCGTTTTATCCGCACCGGGGATGAGTTGGTGCGCGCCGGGCAATCACGCCCGCTAGGTTGGCTGCGCTGCCAACATCTGACGCCAGGAGGCATTCGTGTTACACCTTAATTTTCGCACCGCCCGGCCGCTGACGCTGAGCATCGCCATCGCCGCCACGCTGGGCGCGCCGCTGACGCAGGCCTGCGGCCCGGATTTTCCCAACCGTCTGCTGCTCGACCGCAACGGCACGCTGCTGTCGATGCCAGAAGGCAATTTCACCTTTGAAACCAGCCGCCTGACGCCGGTCGATCCGCAACTGCCGCGCTGGCAGGCGCCGCCGCCGCCAGGCCCGATGAAACCGATGCCGCTGTCGCCGGAAACCGTCGCCATTAAACAGATGCGCACTGCCAAAACCGTGGAAGAAGCCGACGCCGTCAACGGCCAGGTACTGTCCGCCGCCGCACGCCAGTACACGCTGGGCGCCGTCGCTTTTGCCGCCCGCGATCCGCGCGCTGCGGACTACTTTCAGCAGGTGCTGGCCCTGCCGGATAGCGAGCAGGGAGCATGGGGGCTGCGCGCGCGCTACTCCCTCGGCAGGCTGCTGATGAACGACTACGGGACACCGGAAGACGCCGATACCTCCGCCACGCCTCCTCGTCCGGACCCGGCGCAGCTGCGTCAGGCGCTGGCCGCCTTTCAGCAGGTTATCGACCGCGTGAAAAGCGGCAGCGACGATCCGGACCAACTGGCGCTCAGCAGCCTCGGGCAGCAGGCGCGCATCCATTTCTGGCTGGGTGATATCGGCCGCGCCGTACACCTCTATGCGCAGCAGGCGGCGCAGGGTGATGCGCAAGGTGGGCGGTCGCTGCAATATGTCGCCAGCTATCTGGTCGATCCGCAGCACTTCGAACAGCTGAAAAAGATCGTGGCCGATCCGCTGGTACAGCAGTTGGTGACCGTCGAGCTGTTCGCCCGCAGCGGCAACCTGCAGGCACAGGATAATGACAGTTCGCCCCCACGTTCGCAGCAGATTACCCAACGTTTGCTGACGCTGCTGGACGCCGAGACAAAAAGCGGCTTCAACGGTAGCGACCGCCTGGCGGCGCTGGCCTACCGTTCCGGTAACTACCCGCTCGCCGCCAGCCTGCTGCGCCATGCCGGTGACTCCGGCCTTGCCTGGTGGCTGCGCGCCAAAATGGCGCTGCGCGACGGCAAGCTGCAGGACGCCACTGCCGCCTACGCCAAAGCGGCGGCCGCTTTCCCGGCGGATGAAAGCTGGGGCGAACAGCGCGGGGACAATTATGCGCAGGAAACCATTATCCCGGACTGCCGCATCGCCGGCGAACAGGCGATTCTGGCGCTGAACCGCGGCGATTATCTGCAGGCGCTGACGCTGCTGTACCACAGTAAGGAGCTGTATTGGGCGGATGTCGCCGACGTGGCCGAGCGGGTGCTGACGGTTGACGAGCTGAAAGCGTTTGTCGATAAGCAGGTGCCGCCGCCCAGTCAGCCGCTCAAACCGGTGGAGCCGAACGTGTATAACAGCCAGGTGCTGACGCCTGATATCCATCTGCGCGAGCTGCTGGCCCGGCGTCTGATGCGCGCCGGACGCTATCAGGAAGCGCAGAACTATTTCGCCGTGCCAAATTATCGCGCCGCCGCCCAGCAGCTGGCGCAGCAGTTCAGCCTTGCGCAGCAAGGCAGCAATAGCAAACTGGCGCGAGCGCAGGCCTACTACCAGGCTGCAACGCTGCTGCGTGAACAGGGGCTAGAGCTGACCGGCTATGAAATGACGCCGGACTACGGCATATACGGCGCCGGGTACTCTTACCTGGGCGACGCCTTCGACACCCGTGAGTTGACGCACAAAAGCTGGATCACCGCGGCAGAGGCCGCGCGCGCCGCCAAGGCATTGCCGCCGCAGGACAACCGCTTCCTGCACTACCGCTGGCAGGCGGTTGCGGCGGCGCAGAAGGCTGCGGACTTATTGCCGCCGAAAAGCCAGGCGTACGGCGCGGTGCTGTGCAACGCCGCCAGTTGGGTGATCAAGCGCGATGCCAAAACCGGCCGCGCGCTGTATAAACGCTACCTCGCCAACGGCAAGCCGGATGCCGCCCTAAATAAGTTCGGCTATCAGTGCCCGGCGCCGGACTTCGATGCGTTAACCGCCGAGTCCTGAACCGCCGCGGCGGACGACAGGCATAAAAAAACCCGGCTCTGCCGGGTTTTTTGACTGCATCAGCAATTATGCTTCGATCGCCATTTTCAGTTTTTTCATGGCGTTCTTTTCCAACTGACGCACACGCTCGGCGGAAACGCCGTAGCGGTCGGCCAGTTCCTGCAGGGTGGACTTGTTCTCATCGTCCAGCCAGCGGGCGCGAATAATATGTTGGCTACGCTCATCCAGACCTTCCAGCGCATAGGCCAGCTTGTCGGCGGCGTTGCTCTCCCAGTTGTCTTCTTCGATACCTTCGGCGAAGTCAGACGTTTTGTCCTGCAGGTACAGCACCGGCGCCATCGACTGGCCGTCGCGCGCTTCGTCGTCCGGCGTCGGGTCGAAGGTCATGTCCTGCGCCGCCATGCGGGATTCCATCTCGCGCACGTCTTTGCTGGATACGCCCAGCTCACGCGCCACCAGCTCGACTTCGTCCTGGTTGAACCAGCCCAGACGCTGCTTGGTTTTACGCAGGTTAAAGAACAGCTTGCGCTGCGCCTTGGTAGTAGCGACTTTGACGATACGCCAGTTACGCAGTACGTATTCGTGAATTTCTGCCTTGATCCAATGCACCGCAAAGGAAACCAGACGCACGCCAACTTCCGGATTAAAACGGCGCACAGCTTTCATCAGGCCGATATTACCTTCCTGGATCAGGTCCGCCTGCGGCAGGCCGTAACCCGAGTAATTACGGGCAATATGAGCGACAAAGCGCAGGTGAGACAGGATCAGCTGCTTGGCCGCATCCAAATCGCCCTGGTAATGCAGCCGTTCAGCCAGCTCCCGCTCTTCCTCTGCCGTAAGCATCGGATAGGCGTTGGCGGCCCGAACATAGGCTTCCAAGCTGCCTTGGGGTACTAAGGCTAAAGTTTGCATTTCTTTGGTCATTCAAACCCTCTCTCTAATAAAACCGATCGTACAGGTGACGATACTGCTGCTGCACATCACAACGCTGTTGCTGCCAAGCCTCTGTAAGGAGGTTTGTCGGTTGCCGATTGAGCCTGTTGAGTATCTGTTTGGCGGGGAGTCATTGATTTACGGTGATCATTGCAAAACGGTTCCACACGCCGGGCACCTTAACATTTGCTGCAATTTTTGACCGTGCTCTACCCTAAAAGTTCACCGTTTTTCGATCGCAATGTTCATGACAATACGCGATGAACTGACGGCCAGATAGGGAATTCGTGCGCTTGAGCAGAGGCGGGATCCCAGAAGATCCGAGATGGCTCTTCTCCTGCAACACGGCAAACGCAGCAGGAGAAGAGTATATCAAAAAATTTTTTACTGTGGTGTAAATCGGCGTAAATGTTGCACGGTGGCCAACCAGGCGGCAATCCAGCCGATCATCGCAGAGATGATCAACAGCAGTAATGCCTCGTCCCAACCCAGCCCGTGCAGCGTAAAGGTGGTGCCGAACACCTTCGCCACGCCGGCCACCACCGACTCCAGCTGCCACACCAGCGCGCCGGACAGAATCAGCGACAGCAGCGCGCCGAAGAAGCCCAGCATCGCGCCGCCGTTAAGAAACGGCCGCAGAATAAAGCCGTCGGTCGCGCCGATAAGCTTCATCACGTTGATGGTGTCGCGCCGGCTGAAGATGCTCAGACGCACGCTGTTGCCGATCACCAGGAACACCGCCACCACCATCAGAATGCCGATAATGGCCGCCACCTGACCCACCAGCCCGGTCAACGCCGCCAGGCGGGCAAACCAGCTGTCGTCCATACGCACTTCATCCACGCCCTGCACCGCCGTTACGCGCTCGCGCAGCGTATTCAGGGTGTCTGAACTCTGGAAGTCCATTTTCGGCGTGATAATCGCCACCGCCGGCAGCGGGTTCTCTTCCAGCATATCCAGCGCCCCGCCGAAGCCGGACCAGTTGCGGAACTCGCCGAGCGCTTCTTCGCGCGACAGGTAGTTCACCTTCTCGACGCCCGCTTCGGCCTTGATGGCGTCCAGCACCTTGACCGCAGCGTCATCGTCGAGCGATTTATCGAGATACACCGTCAGCTGCGGTGTCGGATACCATTGGGTTGCCGCCGTGCTGACGTTTTTCCACACGATGTAGCACACGCTCGGCAGCGTCAGAGAGATGGCGATCACCATCACCGTCAGCAACGTCGCCAGCGGCTGACGCAGCATGTCTTTGATCGCATTCATCCACGCATAGCGCCACTGTTCGCGCCAGCCGCCGCGCAGCGCCTTGCTCTTGGCGGTTTTTTTACTATTCGCCATGCTGCGCTCCTCCTATCATGCGGCCCTGGCTGAGCGTCAGAATACGGTAATTACGGCGGGCGATCAGCCCGGTGTCGTGGGTCGCCATCAGGACGGTTACCCCAACGCGGTTAAACTCTTCAAACAGGCGTAGGATGCCTTCCGACAGCGCGTCGTCCAGGTTGCCGGTCGGTTCATCCGCCAGCAGCACCGCCGGTTTGTTCACCACCGCACGGGCGATGCCCACGCGCTGCTGTTCACCGCCGGACAGCTGGATCGGAAAGTTCTTCGCTTTGTCCAGCAGGCCTACCTTGTCCAGCGCCGCCGACACGCGACGGCGGATATCTTCGCTGCTGGCGCCGGCGATAATCAGCGGCATCGCCACGTTGTCATACACCGTGCGGTCCAGCAGCAGATGGTGATCCTGGAAAATCATGCCGATCTGGCGGCGCAGGAACGGCACCTCGCTGTTTCTCAGCCGGCTGATGTCATGACCGGCGAACCAGATATGGCCGGCGCTCGGCCGTTCGATGCCGCATATCAGCTTCAGCAGGGTACTCTTACCCGCCCCGGAATGGCCGGTCAGAAACGCCATTTCTGCCGGGCGCAGATGAAAATCCACCCCCTGCAACGCCTGACGCCCGCCCAGATAAGCTTTACTGACCTGTTCAAAGCGAATCATCCGTATTAATCCTCTCGGGCAAAAAGTGCCTCAATAAAATCGTCAGCCTTAAACGGCCGCAAATCTTCGATGCCTTCGCCAACGCCGATATAGCGAATCGGAATGCCGAACTGATCGGCAATGGCGAAGATCACCCCGCCCTTGGCGGTACCGTCCAGTTTAGTCAGCGTGATGCCGGTTAACCCTACGGCTTCATTAAATAATTTCGCCTGGCTGACCGCATTTTGACCGGTACTGGCGTCCAGCGTCAGCATAACCTCATGGGGGGCGTCCTCGTCCAGTTTTTTCATTACCCGGACGATCTTCTTCAACTCTTCCATCAGGTGGGCTTTATTCTGCAAACGTCCGGCGGTATCGGCAATCAGTACGTCGACGCCGCGCGCCTTGGCCGCCTGCACCGCATCGAAAATCACCGAGGCGGAATCAGCGCCGGTATGCTGCGCCACCACCGGAATGTGATTACGTTCGCCCCACACCTGCAGCTGCTCTACCGCTGCGGCGCGGAAGGTATCCCCCGCCGCCAGCATCACCGATTTACCCTCGGCCTGGAACTGACGCGCCAGTTTACCGATAGTGGTGGTTTTGCCGACGCCGTTAACACCCACCATCAGAATGACATACGGCGTTTTACCACCGACATCCAGCGGTTGATCAACCTTGGCCAGAATTTCGGACATTTCCTCCTTCAGCTTGCCGTACAGCGCTTCAGCGTCTTTCAGCTGTTTACGGCTGGCGTGCTGAGTGAGGGAACTGATGATTTTACTGGTGGTTTCCACGCCAACGTCGGCGATCAGCAGCTGTTCTTCCAGCTCTTCAAACAGATCGTCGTCGATCTTCTTGCCGCGGAACAGGCCGACAAAACCGGACCCTAGGTTCTGTTTGGTCTTAACCAGGCTGCGTTTCAAGCGGGCGAAGAAGCCTTCTTTGGTCGGCCGCTCCTGTTCCTGCGACGCCGCCGGCGCTACCGCCACGACCTCCGGTTCAGCTTCCGCAACCGGTTCAACTTCGACAACCGGCTCAGCTTCCGC
The nucleotide sequence above comes from Serratia rhizosphaerae. Encoded proteins:
- a CDS encoding branched-chain amino acid ABC transporter substrate-binding protein, coding for MKVTKGKAWLAGCIAMAMSHGALAEEIKVAVVGAMSGPVAQYGDMEFTGARQAIADINAKGGIKGDKLVAVEYDDACDPKQAVAVANKVINDGIRYVIGHLCSSSTQPASDIYEDEGVIMITPAATNADLTTRGYQMIMRTTGLDSDQGPTAAKYIMETLKPQRIAVVHDKQQYGEGLARAVRDSLQKAGVKPVMFEGITAGDKDFSTLVARLKKESVDFVYFGGYYPEMGQILRQAKQAGLKTRFMGPEGVGNSSLSNIAGAASEGMLVTLPKRYDQVPANKAVVDALKAKKQDPTGPFVWTTYAALQALTTGMERSGSQEPEDIVKDLKAKPVDTVMGPLSWDDKGDLKGFEFGVFEWHADGTSTPVK
- the panM gene encoding aspartate 1-decarboxylase autocleavage activator PanM gives rise to the protein MKLTIERLTTLSAQDLIDLGKIWPHQTPGQWQSWLTGERALFGARFNERLLGAVKVSLDGDTAQLHDLLVREVTRRRGVGLYLVQDMQRQLPQAAHWQLSTADLAARERGEVENFMRACGFSVHGEIWQK
- a CDS encoding DUF3142 domain-containing protein; translation: MKRWAAALLLVLLAFGAWLAGRHQALSAPPVWDQQVYLWQRVWSAQHAPALAASRDLFSSLRILALQLHPREGLRVMPVDTALLKQDGRPLWLVARLDGSQPRWDEERLYSRLLQLVQQYRAAGLPVVGIEIDHDAATARLPQYHDALRRLRRQLPADVQLSITALPAWLDSPQLPALLRQVDSSVLQLHAVLSPQQGLFDSRLALRWTQRYAQVTDKPFRIALPAYGMGLVGVDAQGAQVESEASLRVAGSLRELTVAPQHIADFLQRLSAHPQPHLQGVVWFRLPLAGDRRAWSMNTLRRVIRQQPLHSRWQVKMRPQPQQNGLYDLIIANDGPADAPLPTAVTLAAGDCLAADAVGRYRLDATATQLRFIRTGDELVRAGQSRPLGWLRCQHLTPGGIRVTP
- the rpoH gene encoding RNA polymerase sigma factor RpoH — encoded protein: MTKEMQTLALVPQGSLEAYVRAANAYPMLTAEEERELAERLHYQGDLDAAKQLILSHLRFVAHIARNYSGYGLPQADLIQEGNIGLMKAVRRFNPEVGVRLVSFAVHWIKAEIHEYVLRNWRIVKVATTKAQRKLFFNLRKTKQRLGWFNQDEVELVARELGVSSKDVREMESRMAAQDMTFDPTPDDEARDGQSMAPVLYLQDKTSDFAEGIEEDNWESNAADKLAYALEGLDERSQHIIRARWLDDENKSTLQELADRYGVSAERVRQLEKNAMKKLKMAIEA
- the ftsX gene encoding permease-like cell division protein FtsX is translated as MANSKKTAKSKALRGGWREQWRYAWMNAIKDMLRQPLATLLTVMVIAISLTLPSVCYIVWKNVSTAATQWYPTPQLTVYLDKSLDDDAAVKVLDAIKAEAGVEKVNYLSREEALGEFRNWSGFGGALDMLEENPLPAVAIITPKMDFQSSDTLNTLRERVTAVQGVDEVRMDDSWFARLAALTGLVGQVAAIIGILMVVAVFLVIGNSVRLSIFSRRDTINVMKLIGATDGFILRPFLNGGAMLGFFGALLSLILSGALVWQLESVVAGVAKVFGTTFTLHGLGWDEALLLLIISAMIGWIAAWLATVQHLRRFTPQ
- the ftsE gene encoding cell division ATP-binding protein FtsE; its protein translation is MIRFEQVSKAYLGGRQALQGVDFHLRPAEMAFLTGHSGAGKSTLLKLICGIERPSAGHIWFAGHDISRLRNSEVPFLRRQIGMIFQDHHLLLDRTVYDNVAMPLIIAGASSEDIRRRVSAALDKVGLLDKAKNFPIQLSGGEQQRVGIARAVVNKPAVLLADEPTGNLDDALSEGILRLFEEFNRVGVTVLMATHDTGLIARRNYRILTLSQGRMIGGAQHGE